Proteins encoded within one genomic window of Rossellomorea vietnamensis:
- a CDS encoding glycosyltransferase family 32 protein, with amino-acid sequence MSNNIPSTIHYCWFGGKEKPEIVKRCLDSWGKHLQDYEIIEWNESNFNIDQNAYVKQAFDYGKYAFVSDYVRVYALYHNGGIYLDTDVEVFKSFDDLLHHESFWGFEQGNFIATSTIGATRENRLIKSFLDSYESRTFIKGDGSLDELTNVATVTNILIDMGLKRDGNYQEIKGIGAFYPQSFFSPYDYINCRSLKNENTYAMHHFYKSWLPLKARVKSSLKNKIALLIGGDNIARLRRFSHKSTN; translated from the coding sequence ATGAGCAATAACATACCTAGTACGATTCATTATTGCTGGTTTGGAGGAAAGGAAAAGCCTGAAATAGTAAAAAGATGTTTGGATAGTTGGGGAAAACACTTACAAGATTACGAAATAATTGAATGGAATGAAAGCAATTTTAATATTGATCAAAATGCATATGTAAAACAAGCTTTTGATTATGGAAAATATGCATTTGTCAGTGATTATGTAAGAGTGTATGCGCTGTACCATAACGGGGGGATATATTTAGATACAGATGTAGAAGTTTTTAAATCCTTCGACGATCTATTACACCATGAATCTTTCTGGGGATTCGAGCAAGGAAACTTTATTGCAACCAGCACAATTGGAGCAACAAGAGAGAACCGCTTAATCAAATCATTTTTAGATTCATATGAATCAAGGACATTTATTAAAGGTGACGGAAGTTTGGATGAGTTGACTAATGTAGCTACCGTCACAAATATTTTAATAGATATGGGACTAAAACGGGATGGGAACTATCAAGAGATTAAAGGTATAGGAGCATTTTATCCTCAATCCTTTTTTTCTCCCTACGATTACATCAATTGTAGATCCTTAAAAAATGAAAATACGTATGCTATGCATCATTTTTATAAAAGCTGGTTACCGTTAAAAGCTAGAGTGAAAAGCAGTTTAAAA